Part of the Molothrus aeneus isolate 106 chromosome 8, BPBGC_Maene_1.0, whole genome shotgun sequence genome is shown below.
CCTTCCCATGGCAGGTATCCAGTTTTCATCATTGGTGAAGAGTTAAATATCAGGTGAGACAGACATTCagtctttttttattattatcctGGATTTCAGAGCATTAGAATCAGTCACATAAActatataaattatttcatatatttattCAAATATAAGAAATACTGAagtggaaaattatttcaaattatctGAAACTGGCCTAATGCCTTTTTTCACCTTGAAATATATAGATTTTAGTGTGAACTAGAGCAAGACTGGTATGTCCCAAAAGTGCATGGTGttttcagcaatattttttGCCTCCACCTTGAGTCATTAGAAGCAACATTTATTTCTGGTAGGAGAAAAGTCTAGAGCAATGCCTTAGATTAACAAAGGTGTTTACTGTTAGGGAAAGCTCAGTGTTGGTGGCAGCTCCCTCAAGAGCCAGTTCTGGACTGGGGAATGAATACTCTTGAAAAGCAAGGATTGTCATaaattttgccttctttttgcTCAAGGTGCAAAATGTGCCTCCATCCTGCTTATCCTGCTGGCACCCCATGGAACTGGACATGTCTGGACACTGAACTACTTTTCAAAGTAAGTGGGGCTGCTGGAAGTGCTCCTTTCCCTGAGGAACAGGGGACAGCACAACCATCACTTGTCTGCTCATGTTCCTGGGTGCCCCTGGCCATGAGAGTACTGCCCATGGTATGAAATCCTTGTGAATGAGAATCCATGTCCCTTTGCTGAATTCCACCGTTTTCCATTTGAACATGAAATCTCTTTGCAATTCTCCCCGGTTCCTTTctggcatttttatttcaacGATGTAAGAGCTGCCTGTTACTGCCAAGCCCATAATTAAAGCAGTGTTGACTGGTAAGTAATGGGCTGCAAAAGGTGTATACCAAAAGATAATTAAAGACACATTCCAGATAAGCAGGGCATGAGCATCCTTTTTATGAGGTGTTAATGTCCGAAGACCAACTAGTGAAATTGATCTTGACTCCTCCGGGCTGAAAGTTCTGCTCAGACATCAATAGCTTTGTACTgccctggaaaatgtttgaTGTAGGGATTTCTGAAGGGTGTTTGTCCTAAGACTCCCCAGGCAGGCGCCTGGTGACAGGGCCCTGCTGCACTGGGTGATTCAGCATACCATTCACGCCAGCACGGCtttggggctgctggcagctcctgacatgagggctgctctggagggagAGAACAGAGCTGCTTCCCGTGCCCTGCATAGGATTGGTGCAAACCTTTTTTCGAGAGCCATTTTAAAGAGTACTGAGGCTAGTCCTTGTCTAATAATGATGTTGTTGCTCCTAAATATACTTTACTTACATATCCTTCATTTCTGTTCTATTCTCAGAATATCCCACCTGTGATTTGGTTTCCTTTGTGATACAAGATGCATTTGTATCACAAAGGGCATAAAGGAACCCCGGCAGAATGGGTTTCCACATTTGGACTCTACTAGCAAAAAATCTAAAGCACAATTCCGTGGATTTTTGTGGAAGTCTGAAGACAATCTATGAACCAAAGAGTTGCTGGTTTTGTTAAGCATGCTGCTTTGGgttttcctgcttcttttcCCACACTTCTCCCATTTCTCTATTTGTGAAATGAATCAAAAATAGGGGTCAGAATACTATTTTCCATCTGCAGTTGTGGCAGAAATTAGCTCTTATGTCAGGCCAAGTCCATATGCCtcagcagaaaaggaggaaaaggagggggaggcAACGATTGCCATCTTCTTTCCTGGAATCtgacttaaaaacaaaactcgCAATCTCTATCGATTAGCATTGCAAAGAAAATCTCTGAAAATGAAGGGTGTAAAGAGGCTGCCTGACAGAGTTCCTCAAACAATAACTCCGGGAAGTGTGAACTGCTCTCTCTATGCTAGGGGATGTTAACAAAAGCTGTTCTATTTGAGCCGAGCTAGTAGTGATGGACAGGCACTGTTAGCAAGCACTGCAAGTCTGTGCAAGCCTCTGCTGGCTCCTTCTTATCTCTTCTGCACTGGCTCTGTCTATAAGGTGTGTATGTGGGTGTTGGAGGAGGTGGTTTCCCTGTTCTTTTGAGCTCAGTATTGCAGGCTGCCTACAGGGGCAGCTTTGTGTTGTAGTTCATGCCATGAGATGATCTTTTCTGCCATGAAAACTGGAaatccagaaagaaaattttgagcATTTGTTGCAGCATTCCCTCTGTCCAGACTGAATGAGTAATCTCTCTTTGTACTCTGCAAACTTCCTTGGTATCCTTGGTCCAGTGTAGCATGTACCCCATGGACAGGGGTACTGGAATTGCAGAGATGGAAAGGTCAGGTGCAATTCCACACTTTATTGAGCCAGTTCAAACTGAGGCTCCCTGattctctctttccctttgcccctgtgcatccctgtccCATGCTGATGCTTGTATTAAGTTCACCAAAAACAAAACtggccaaaaaaaacccccatgagCTTTGCTAACCCAGAGTGCACTGGAAATGGTTTGTGCATGACTGGGTGCAAAGCCCCGTGAGGACTTCATGGCAGCTAGAGGTGAACCCTGCATGCCTAGAACAAGAATTAATAGCTGAAGCTGAATTTGCTGTAGTGAACACAGTCAATAAAACTACACCCCCAAGATTTATAAGTCTGCTTATTGTATCTGAGCACTCAGATACACATGCACTTCTGCTTGAAAATGTTATTTAGGCATAGTGGTTTCTGAACCTTATGGACCAAGCTGCTAAAGGAATCCAGTCTCTGGAGTACCAGACTCACAGGATTGACTGCCATTCCTGTGTGGAAGGACATTCATTTTTGTTGTGAAGCACTGTGATGGTGGTGTATGTAATGGTAAAACCCTTGTGCAGCTCAACCCAGAAGTGGCAGCATGGATGATGGGTGCACTGGTCCCTACAGAATGCAAACAGTGTGTACCAGCTCACACACACTTTGTCCCTGGGCCCTTCAGATTCACAGCAAGCTGGAGCAGGTCCCAAGTTTGAAAAATGAATGGGGACAAGTTGAGATGAAAAACAAATGATGTAATGATGCTGCTGTTCTTGAACACCTTCAGTGACAGCCATTAGTGGCCTCATTTGACAAATTATTACACTGACTAATTGATTTGCTTCTCTTCTAACATCTAATCCTTTTCAGTGTTGCAACTGTTGCTCCCCCTAAGTCCCTTATGTCACTCTTGGCTCTCTTAAATGATATTTCTGGCCACTCTTCTGAATTAATATGCTGTCCATGATTTCACCTTGGGCTGATAGCACAGACCTTGCTTGTTCTGTACCTGACTTGGATGAGCAGAGCTGTCTGGAGGCAAGGAAAGCTGCCCCAGGAAGGGAAAACCTTTGCTGAGCTGTTCAGCATGCACCCCAGAGGGAGACTGCTCCATCTGACCCGGGTGACCTGAGTGTGCTGGGGGAGGCTTTGTCCTTTGCTGTGAACATTGGGTGTTGATGCAATGTCTAGTAAAGCCACCAGCATTTTATTTCCTGCAGTAAAGCTGATAAGAAAtgtcccagggatgggaatAGGAGCAGGGTAACCAAATGGGGAAGACAAGGACCTGTCACCTGGGTGCAGGAAGCACTGGGATGGCTTGGCTTTAGGAGAAGGGTGGTATGGAGGCCTTCTTGCATTGGGGGAGCACCGGGtttccagcagagctccaggccTGCAGTGCAGAGAGAAGGGGAGCTCCCTCAGAGGGCTGAACCAAAGGCGGAAGATTTCTTCATTAAATTATTTGCTCTCCATTTGAATTAAATAAAGGTGGTTGGGTTGGTGGCAGCAGCGAGGACTTCGCTGGGAGACACTTTGGCTCCTTGGATGGGGCGAGCCCTCATTATGTGTATTTTGGTGATGGGATGACAATGGAGGTGTTGGAGACGGCTCTGAGTCACCCTCGGAGCCGCAGAGGGGCTGGGCCGGGTGGGTGGGGGTCGCTAAAGGTGGAGGGCTCTTAAGGCACGGAGCTGCCCGTGCCGTTACACCGCCCGCTGACCTCGGCCCGCATGGAGCTCGCCAGTCTGCCCCCGGCCAGCCTGGTCCCCGCCAGCCTCCCCTCCGCCAGCCTGGTCCCCTCCAGCCTCCCCTCCGCCAGCCTGGCCCccagccccggagccgccggTGAGCCGCGCCGGGCGGTGTTGGTGGTGGCAATGTTGGTGGTGGCGGTGTTGGTGGTGGCAATCTTGGTGGTGGCGGTGTTGGTGGTGGCGGCTGCATTGGTGGTGGCGGTGTTGGTGGTGGCGGCTGCATTGGTGGTAGCGGTGTTGGTGGTGGCGGTGTTGGTGGTGTTGGTGGTGGCTGCGTTGGTGGTGGCGGTGTTGGTGTTAGTGGTGGCTGTATTGGTGGTGGCGGTGTTGGCGGCGTTGGGGCAGGAGGACGCTGCCGGCCCCGCTGACCGCCGCTCCCCGTTCTCTCCCCGCAGGCGAGCCCCGGGCGCGCCCCGGCGGCCCCAGCTCGGGGCGGGAGGGCGGCCGGCGCAAGCGAACCACCTTCAGCAAGgcgcagctggagctgctggtccGCGCCTTCGAGAAGGAGCCGTACCCCGGCATCGCCCTGcgggagcagctctccagcctcaCCGACATCCCCGAGTCCCGGATCCAGGTGAGAGGGGCGCTCCGGGCAGGGAGGATGGGCGGGTGGCGGAGCGGCTTCCCCGGCGGCCCGGGTGCTCACTGTCTGCCGGTCCCGCAGGTGTGGTTCCAGAACCGGAGAGCCCGGCAGCTAAACCACAAGAAGAGCGAGGCCGCCGCCTACGCCAGGCCGGGCAAGCCGAAGCCGCCCCGGTGCGCTGGGCAGGAGCGGCCCCGGGCGCAGCAGGGCCCGGGCACAGAGCGGAGCCGTCTCTGCCCGCAGCCGGGCCTGCCTGGAGGGAGCCAGAGCTTCGGAGGGCAGCCGCCGTTCTACTCGGGGCAGCTGTACTCAAGGCTCGACATGCATTTCAGGAGCTTGGATAACAGTTTTGGGGCGCTGGGTCAGACCCCGGCTGACTTCGGCTTGGACTGTTCGGGAAGAGGGGTCCCACTAGGTGCGGGAAGCGGGGGGAGCGCCTCCCCGTTCtcgctccctgtgcagcaggcacaggagtACCCGCAcctgaagaaatccttccctgaaGGCTACTACTCAGATGCGGATGGTTTCCAGCCTTGTACAGATCACCAGTACCCAGCACCTAAAGAGAACACGTACAGGAAGCCTGCCCTAAACTACTTCAGTGCTAACCAGGGCCTGGGTGTTGAGAACTGTTTGTATGCCAAGTCAAGCACTTCTCCCTTTGGGAATGTCTCCACTTGCAGTTTTGATGGGGGGGAACCCAAGCTTGAGCCTGAGCAGATGAGGCACAGTtcacctctgcctgcagctaGCAATGCTAGTCCTCCTTTGGTAGTTCCAAAGCATGAAGGGGGCTATCAAAGGGCACTTGCCACTCCAGCCCCATTGtatgagcagcagctgctggagacagtTAATGACTATGACTCTCATTGGCTGGGCatgagaaatgaaattttggGAATAGGGTTGGATTGGCTGCTTGAGAATGAGCAAAATGTAGAGCAAGGTCAGACAAAAAGTTACCTTTCTGCTTTTGGTGGCCAGAATTCAGTCTGTCATTTGGGTCAGACATGAAACTGGTAGTGGGTCCACTTGCCTGATGGAAAatgaatgtgatttttttttctcagttgcCAGTGTTGTCTGGAGTGGCTAGAGGTTTTGCAGGCCTAGGTGCAGAGTGCTTGCTCTAGTTTTGTGCCCTGTatggaagggaaagaaagaaaagccatgTTAGCAAGGGCTATctgagctgcctccccagcccaggccatCTGTCACCACCCTTGCAGTATTCCTGCACGTGTTTGGTTATGGGCAGCCTGACACTAACCTGCATGCACAGACTGATCTTCACAAGTGTGTCAGCACTGATGAGCTCTCTGTGTTCAGACTCTGCTGGATTTGTTCTGCCAGGAGGTTTAGCACTATGGTGGTGTTTTTGTGGCCTTACTGTACTGAGTTTGTTTCTATTCTGGTCATAATTCACTTATTTTAACTTAAGGAATCTTAGATAACAGACTTATTTATAGTTTTTAGTTGAGAAAGCATTAACACAAGAGGGTACAAGCATGTGAAAAGCAGCCTTGGTGGTGGCAGGGGACATCTCACTGGGTGTGTTTGCATTTTAGGTGTGTTCTCATAAAGAACACTCATGGTCTTTTCCTGGGTACTTAATTTATAgtgatttcatttaaaaatgacCACAGTCTTTTAAAAGGcaatatttttgtgattttcttttgtgtAATTTGTTTGCAaattgttggtttttgttttttttttttttttaaattgtgattGTCTAGTTGCCAAATTAAGGTTTTTTTACCTTCATGAAATTGTAGAATTgcactgaggagaaaaaaatgtgtttcatcTTCGTATTTGCACATTGAACCTATTTTTAGAATTCTCAACATCCATGGTTATCCAGAAGACCACAGTAATCATGGAAAGGTTCTTCACGTGTACCTCTGGAGAACTGCCATGGATGTGTGTTAAAGCAGTATTAGGCCTAGGATGCTAAAAACTCTACATGCAGATCTATTTTTGGGTTTAAAATGTGGCTctggaatattttaaagtatgcTTAGATTGTAATACATTTGTTATTAACTCAGTTTGTTTATAGAACAAGAGAAACAATAAAACTTAATCACAgaccattattttatttaataaaattgtTATCCCTGAACAAACTGTCTATGGAGGTGTGTACACAAGAAGTCCAGAAAATTAGTCCACACTTTTGTCAGTAATTTTTATCTGGCTATAACTTTTCTGCCTTGACCTAGAGGATTGGAACAAGCTCATGTATTACAGAACACCTGTATGGCTTCAGAAAATAGCTGCAAGGCACTTTGAACACAAGTTGTATTTAAGAATGAAGGACAAAAGGATGATTGTATTTATGATTGTATCTATGACTCTTTTagtaaatttttgaaaaaaatgcattaagacttatttatttacatatacCGTCTCCCTCATAATACCTTTTTGATGAGAATGCTTATACCTAGGAGGTACTTCCACAGCAATGGTACAGTACTCTCCCCTGGACTTgccagcatctctgctgtcaTGATCAggtggtgctggggcaggaacCAAATGTGTTCAGTACTTGAACTACTCTTCTACTGCCTGTAAAATACTCCTGTTTATAAAAGAAGGGAGGATTTTACATACTAAAtattgaaaaatgtattttccacaTAACTTGTCAAAGAGATAGCGAGGACCCAAATTCACCAATGTCACTTTTAGTCAGGTTGGGCTAATTCACTGCAGGGTGTCCCGAGCTCCTCCTTATGCGGGAACCTGCAATCACATTCCTTTCTTCACAGCCGCCTCCTCCAGTGTGACAGCGTGACAGCCACGGCCCCGCAAGCCCAGCGGGAAGGCATCTGCCTGGGAGGCAGGATGGGGCCGGCAGCAGCACGGAGGGAGCAGCTCACGCCTGGACACCTCGTTAGCAGTCCTGCCCCTCGCTGGCTCTGCCATAAGGAGCATCACCCCTGGCAATAGGGCTCTCCGCTGAGCAAGGTGTGCACCTACAGCGCACCTCACGGGGACTGGCCTTGAGGCGGGGCACAGAGCTGAAATAAAACAATGGCTCACTTCTCACCCGGGTACCCTGCCCTCCGCATGCCTGGTCatgtccctgtggctgcagggcttGGTACCTGCAAAACGCCCCCACCTGAGTTGTATTAGCGACGGGAGGAGAGGACACAGTGTtaagctgcagcaggggagaCTTAGGTTGGaaatcaggaaacatttcttcataGAAAAGGCGATTAGaaattggaatgggctgcccggggaggtggcgGAGTCCCCGTTTCCTGAGGGTTCAGGCGGGGCTGGCACGGCGGGGCTCGGTCATGGGATGGCCTCATCACCCCGGGGCTCAGGGCCGAAATCCCCATTGTTCCTGTCATTCTTTGATGAATTCCGTCAGACCTCACTGCACGGAAAAGCTCTTCATAGGCTTTTACCCTCTGACTTGTTCGTCCTCCCATAGTCCTTGGCAAGgattgattttttatttttctcgcAGTAATTGCTGGGGCCGCATCTGCCAGTCTGTGCGGGGGTTGCCCCGAGCCCGCGGGCACCTGAATGTTCCCACGCCTCCTCCGCTCCAGGTGCTGTGGGGCCGGCCCTGCCGGGCAGCTACCGCGGGCTTTCACAGAGCTTCCAGGGCAGTCATTTATTCCTCAACACGCGCACAGAGGCCGACTCCCGGTCCCGTCCCGGTGCCCGGTGCGGGCTGCGCGGCACCGCTGCCACTCTCCCGCTGTGGGACACGTGTGCGCCGGCAATAGCGCTCCGCCGCCGCGCACGGAACTCCGCGCGCAGCCGCTGTTTCCGggagggcagctctgcaacGGAGCGGTCGGTGCGGGCACACGTgggccgggcggcggggccgggacgGGCCGGGGGACAGCACCCGAACCGAGGGGACAGCGCAGGGCCGGGGGGGACAGCACCCGACCGGGGGGAACAGCGTCGGGCCGGGAGGAGAGCGTCGGACCGGGCGGGACAGCGTCAGACCGGGCAGGACAGCGTCAGACCGGGCAGGACCGGGCCCACGGCCCGCACGGCCCCGGTGAGTGGTGGCTGCTCGTGGGGAGGGGCCCCGCGGCCGGACCCCTTGGCGAGCTGAGCGCCCGCGGTGTGCCCGGCAGCTCCCCGCCCTCAGCCGTACCGCCGGGGCGCTGCCGGCCTCCCGGGGCTCCGGGCCGGGAGTGCGGGGCGCGGGGGCTGCCGTGCACCGGGAATGGGCCCCGTGAGCGGGGTGCGGTGGTGCTTGCTCGGTGCTCTCCAGCTGGTGTGCCGTGTACCCGTGCCCTGTGCTAACTGTGCTCTtctcctgtgccagctgtgcccgcTGTCACACGGAGGAACTCAGGATCCTGCTGGCTCTAAACAAGTCTTGAACCAGTAAGatggaggaaaaagagaagaagaagcatCGTGCAAAGCACAGCGGGCCGAaggcagagaagaaaaggaaacgTTATCTCAATGACCTGGGAATAGGCGATGAGGAGAATGCACGGAAGAGAAACCCCAAAGCCTTCACGGTGCAGTCCGCTGTGCGGATGGCCAGGACTTTCCATCGGTGAgagtgggagctgctccagagcctgctGAGCCGGCTGGAGGGGTGGGAGTTTCTGGGCTTTCTTTGTTACTTTGTGTAGACATACACAGACTCTGTTTTCACTGGTGTCTCTGCCTGGCATTCATCATTCACCCAGTCGCTGTAGTTTGTGTGTCAGGAGTGGGGTGCTTTGTGCATCTCTGTTGCACTGTACACTGTGTT
Proteins encoded:
- the LOC136559619 gene encoding LOW QUALITY PROTEIN: uncharacterized protein (The sequence of the model RefSeq protein was modified relative to this genomic sequence to represent the inferred CDS: deleted 1 base in 1 codon), which translates into the protein MELASLPPASLVPASLPSASLVPSSLPSASLAPSPGAAGEPRRAVLVVAMLVVAVLVVAILVVAVLVVAAALVVAVLVVAAALVVAVLVVAVLVVLVVAALVVAVLVLVVAVLVVAVLAALGQEDAAGPADRRSPSLPAGEPRARPGGPSSGREGGRRKRTTFSKAQLELLVRAFEKEPYPGIALREQLSSLTDIPESRIQVWFQNRRARQLNHKKSEAAAYARPGKPKPPRCAGQERPRAQQGPGTERSRLCPQPGLPGGSQSFGGQPPFYSGQLYSRLDMHFRSLDNSFGALGQTPADFGLDCSGRGVPLGAGSGGSASPFSLPVQQAQEYPHLKKSFPEGYYSDADGFQPCTDHQYPAPKENTYRKPALNYFSANQGLGVENCLYAKSSTSPFGNVSTCSFDGGEPKLEPEQMRHSSPLPAASNASPPLVVPKHEGGYQRALATPAPLYEQQLLETVNDYDSHWLGMRNEILGIGLDWLLENEQNVEQGQTKSYLSAFGGQNSVCHLGQT